From the Papilio machaon chromosome 13, ilPapMach1.1, whole genome shotgun sequence genome, the window TCAGTATCAGGTACAGTTGTGGTAGGCTTCGAACGTCTGATATTAACATATTGTAGAGGTTTGCTTGTGGTAGCTACTTTGGATTGTACTCCAGCCGATCTACCTCGTGTCAATTGCTCTTCTGATTCTTGTTCGTCTTCGATCTCCTCACTCTCTAAAGAGTTCGCAGTGGTCACCGAAGTGGGTGGACGAGATCGATTAATTGTTACGTATCTATAGaacgaagaaaaaaattaggtgatttaatctttaatatgtatagtttttattgcaGTTACacttagtaagaaataaaaagaatgtgTACTGACTGCGGTCTATCTTTTTTCAGTAATCGATCTTGGTCTGCGGTTGGCTGGAGGCCTTCGTTCTGCGGTCCGCTGCGACTGTTTTGTGATTGACTGCCAGTAACACCATTTGTGTTAAATCTGTAAAATGTGaattcagttttttaattaatattcgttcgtattaaatttttaatatatgtaaagcGAAAAAACTTTGTTATCACTTACTTGCCCCTTCCACGGGCCCGTTCCAAGACTTTCTGGTAAAGTTTTTTGTTGAAAGAAGAGGGCGTGCTTGTTGCTACATCACTGCTGGTGCTGATGGATGTTTCTGATAAACCGAGCTGCTTCTCTAGTTGTTCCACGCCACCTGTTTTAACAACATTTATATAAGAAGTAAGAACTTAATTTAACCTTAAGATCCTGGTTAAGAAACCGTATGTGTTATCTGCGGTTAAGAATCGTGCCAATGTTGTCTTACCTAGCACTAGAATTGCTAATCGATTAAACgtaatgtataaaaagtttaaacacAATGAAAcaacaaactaaaaataattataaaaaactagcatttgcctgcgacttcgtacgtgcgaaataaaaaaaaacattaatgaagATAGCCTTTAAGCATAAGTTAAGCTTCCCAACAAGAACGAAATAATTTATCAGCATTGTTCAGttgtttcggagcctattctaagcaaacaaacaatcaaatctttcctgtataatattagtatagatgaTTTATAATTCTATAAGCTGTTCTGTATTTTACTTACCGACTTTCCTAATTAAATCGATTAGTTCCTTGATAACTTTAGGATCTTCTGCGTCATCCGCTGTGTTATCTTCGTCGTCCTCGTCTTCGTATTCTTCCTCCTGAACAAAAGAATCGTATCATGTGTTTTATTAACGAAATgcttatacataaatacatacttaaatttattttcgttcATGAagaattattagttttaaatattaagaacaAATCAACTATATTACTCTAAAAAATACACGCAGATATTACAAAGTTAAATGTGTGTTTTAAGCCTTTGACCGCCAGTGATTGCTATTATGGACGTCAACTTGGTCATAAAAGAGTATGTATTTACCCTTAAAGTATCACCAAAACTACTTCCGGTTATAAGTACctactttgttatttgtttggcAAGATTTTAATTCGAAAGCCTAcgcataataataattcaataatcaTAATTAACATCAGCGTtatataaaagggttgacatgtttaagttaaaatgttcAGTTAATTAAACATGTCCTAAGTTTATTATTGTGTGAACCTTAATAACCTTCgcagaataaattaaaaaaaaatgcagatAAGCGACTGTAGCATGTTATACCTGAGGTGCGGGTGTAGTGGATGTTCTAAACAGCAATGAGTTGCGCGTGCTGATCCTTAAAGGCTTCCGTGTTGTGGTCGTTGTAGTTGTGGTGACCGTGGTCCTAGTGGTAGGCGCTTTAGTGGGAGCCTTAGTTGTAGCCGCTGACACTTTGCAAAGCACGTTGCGTGCAAAATCACAAGAATCTGCCGCCTTGTTGAAGTATAGACctgtaaattgatttttatttaagtttttttttttcatcgctAAAACCTTTCAGTTTCAGTTCGAAAACAGCATAATCTATTAATTTCTTATGACTTTCAATTTATCTGagcattgttttgtttttctttagtaATAACGTGAGAAGTGAATTAAGAAGTGTGTATACCTGAAGGGCAAGTGAACTGGTGAGCGACGATGCCAAGGTCGGATGGGCCGGAGTCGAGGCACCAGAAGTACTTCTTGCAGTCACGCGGATGCGGGAAGAAACCTTCGTCTGTGCACTTGAAGTCTGCAAACAGAAGAATGCGTAACAATTATTATCttgaaatcttaaattattttaatagtttatttatatatactgaAGACATGAAGTAATCGTTTGTCAGTTGTTTTAAAACCGAAATTTTAGAGAAAATGAGGACTGAAAAACAGTCTAATAGTAGTAAGTTACATTTATgcttaaataagtaaaatgtatGACAATTGTGTACCTGAACCAGGGTCAGGAGTTGTAGGTGGTTCAGGAGTGATGACGTTCCAGGCAGGAGTCGTACTCGTAGCTGATCCGCTCTTACGCTTGTTGCTCctgaaattataaagaatattAGCTTAGTACATTTATTCTTAAGTGCcaaatatatattagtaagCTGCTGTAATAACTTGAATATATAGAGGAAGTAGATTTGGTGTATGGTGAGGATATAAAAAAGGGAAATTCCTTTTTCCATATATCAGCATGTGCAaacttttaactaattttagtcccccTTCTCTTTCCTCCCTTTTCTTATAGAGAAAGTATGGGAAGGGGGAATTGgcctataaataaacaattgtgTACCTTGTAGATGGTTCCTCAGTAGTTGTAGTAGTTGTGGTGGTGGTTGAGGTGGTGCGAGGTCGTTTGTTCCTTCTGCCAGACTTACTTCCGGACTTGCGTGACTTTGGCCTCTCCGACACAATAGTGTTATCTGTCGACCTAAACAATGAAacaatttgattaatattcCTAATTAAAGTGACAATTTACGTAGATTATTagttatgttttgtaataattgtttagttttagttttgtaataactaaattttatttctgtttcaatacaaataataagtcACTTAGCATACCattatagtataatataatgaaGATAGTACTATAATATGTTGTACATATTTGTAACGTACCCAAGTTTTTGAATGTATGACTCCTTGGCCGCTTCTATGAGCGGGTAGGGCTTGCCGTGGCAGTTACCGCGGAAGTCATCGTTATCGATTGACCAGAACATAATgcctgtaaaaaaaaaagtcataagAGAAAGATAACATgagataataataacataaaaagatAAGAAATTGTCAAAGTAAATGTTCGAAAGAACTCGAACAGAATCAGAGCAATTACGAAGtttattacaagaaaaaattatgtttgaaGTCTAACCTCCTAGTCCATTTTCAGCGACGTATTCTGCTTTCTTCTTGACAATGTCGATGTCATCGTAGCCGACCCACTGGTTGCCCTTGAAGGCGACGGGACCCATGGCGGTGGGGTTGGGATGCATCACCGTCCATTCTTCCTCCTCTTCCTCTTCTTCATCTGAGTATTCTTCTGAGTCAGAACTAATACTACGCTTCTTCTGCTTCGGCTTAAGAGCTTCGCATATCTGATAATATCATCATTATGAATTTGATTAGTATCTTTTTgggaataattttaaatttttacattgtatAGTAATCAAAATTGCCCACAAACGGTTAActatttaaaagcaaattcGTGTATGCATTAATGacaacttaatatttaaatattggatttttcatatcattattagcagagctgggcattaactcgttaatccgttaatcgttaattaacgaagttaacattttgcttaacggattaacttttaagttaacttcaaaaagtgttaacgcttttgttaacttccgttaaactcaacttccgttaataaaagtccgttaatcgttaaattagaaacttggagacgtgctgtcattttgtttaaattacgtgccacgccacgctcgtaagttcagctatgttgggcgactgtcggcgactcgaatggtgaacgaaagAATTGacaattgatatatgtgaagtttgcgtgcaagtgtgatgcatcagagcgtccgggaaagacgtgaccaacaggacaaaatcaatagaaggttcgaaatagcatatttcattacgagtatataaaagcacgagatGTTATAGCCCGCATTcagaacgctcttcgtccctgcaatacgccactttttgagcaactgtattaaaacatttttttactcgtgctttttttagcttttccaaactcctgcgttctctttcccaactgtcaaaataatgtctgttaaaaagaaaaaccaaccacgaattttttacaaaaaaaaaatcattgaagtttttatgattcatgcaaatatttctaaaaagaagctcctaatttgttacaatatcagatttaatgatttgattcaatgaattaggttagttttcattttatttcatctcattaaatttcattttcatttcatatcaataaaaataatctactgaagacttggttgtttggacatagttccctttgcctacccagaatgggtgaacaaaaaaaaatctcggttggtattcttttacggttggcgccattttccaaacattttagttagttgagtttattgtgtttttattattctattaaattgcttcattttttcgcaactgtatcaaaaatagttgtttagtacacgtgcgaaactgtcattataacttgttccaactgtcaaccctcaccttcggctgcgcctcggctcgggtagacatttgtcgggaCTCTTTGCAAtaacaggctttccgcactcgtaatgaaatatactataatgcattcatacttgtctctaatactaatgtgtaaatttaaacaagtgtcgccacaataagtgtgaaattagtatgtataattgtattatgtagtaggtatggttaactgttaacgattaactttaacttgcgttaaattttcgagattttaacgctttaacgattaacgaagttaaatttttaattaacgaattaacgattaacgaagttaacttttcgattaactgtgcccacctgtgattATTAGATTCATGAGTCACGAACATATTTCCCAATCAACTCATCACAATAACCGGTTATTTGTCAACCGAAtaacaagattttaaaataatgttattataacaCATTCCACGTATTTGCCCATTTCAAAACTATGGATTTATAATGAAGCTCAGACCAAATCATGAGGAAAACCCACATATTTAAAACGTGTAGACGATTAATATAAGAAGTGAAATCCAGGTGTTGCCTTTTTGTATATTGTACACTATTTACCAGATAACAAAATACGAGAATAAAGTATGAATAAGAAACGTATTTAGTTACGATGACTAATAGGTTTCCATAAGGAAATATGAAGGAAGGTGATGACAACACTCACCTCGTAGTATGCCAAGTATCCTTTCTCTCTGGTCGCATCCCCCTGTTCCCCGGGACCGTCAGCGGGGGAGCCGATCTCGACCGCATCAGGGTTGAACAACGTGTAGGAGCGTCCGTACGTCGGTATACCGAGCACAAGCTTTTTGGGGTCCGCACCATTCTCCAGATAGAATTTTATCGTGTAATCCTTAAGAGAAACAATTTAacatctgttttatttaatttaaccaaTGAGGTATGAATAAtgctttgataaaattaactgtACAATCTTAATATGCTTGTGAACTTCAACAAAACTTAATCAAATAGGTATGAATAAGTTTTCATTCAGAAAGCTTCTTACTAAAGCTTTAAATGTTCAAACAACTAAcacaatgtaaaaaatataacaacctCACTCTTGCACCAGCTCATTGAATGacgagaaaattaaataaaacgtgcTTCGTGATTTGTAATAGATTTCCTTCTCTTATCATCAAATCTCTCACTCAAGTTGTAGACACCCGAGAAgagatgttacaaaaaaaagtaataactaaGAATACTAACGATATTAAGCTCGTTATCGACGCTGTACTCGTTGGGCTCTTCGAGCGGATAGAGTGGCGCGTGGTGGTTGACGGCTGGCTCGAACGCCGAGTGGTAGTCGTAAGACAGTAAGTTCATCCAGTCCAAGTAtctgcaattaaaaaataaaaaaaaatataataactataaattataatcatttAAGGATAACATAAAGATACAGATTgtatttatgatttttgtaatactgttatttttgtaaccATTGCATATTGGAAGAGGAATAAAAACAGTACGAAAATTAAGCCTAGTTACCACACGTCCTCGTAACGAAGTATGTACATCTTCTACTACTTACATAATCtgtgtataattttcaaatgcaGCAATAGTAAATGCATCCTTTGTTGCTTCAAATGCTCTTTAAATCTTTTGTCTTGGTCATGCGCACCGCGTAAGACGTTTAGTTtaagaaacataaaataatcagagcgaacaatattttgttttatgctcacaattacatattgtttaataatatgcATTCACTTATGTGGTACTTTATTAAGACAGGAAGTAAATTATCATTGAGAGGGTGTTTCAACATTATTAGTAAACAAATTACTAACACATTTTGTATCCCTTTTCATTTTAGAATACTGAgggttttcatttataatgtaagtaactgttgcccgcgactccgtccatgcggaattaaaaaaataacttaatatacttatgtgttctttcagactatgtttaatatctgtgctaaatttattcaagatccgttgagcgcttatggagataccttctaacaaacatccatccatccatctaaacattcgcatttataatattattaagaagtaATATGAGACTTAAATTCTTTGAATAGATTTTGTCAAAGAATTAGAAATACGTATTTAGTTTTTctcattttaacaaaatcattgaaatatttaaatgtaaatgtcaattttatttgctaatTTGGAATTTagcaaaataaatagtatattaAATTC encodes:
- the LOC106719323 gene encoding mucin-5AC codes for the protein MGVIDRRKCLSHINMDMTIWLPLVLAVITFATPVLSAEPRVVCYYTNWSVYRPGTARFNPQNINPYLCTHLVYAFGGFTKDNTLKPFDKYQDIEKGGYAKFTGLKTYNKNLKTMLAIGGWNEGSSRFSPMVASRDRRKEFVRNAIKFLRQNHFDGLDLDWEYPAFRDGGKPKDRENYAKLVKELREEFERESEKTGKPRLLLTMAVPAGIEYIEKGFDIETLNKYLDWMNLLSYDYHSAFEPAVNHHAPLYPLEEPNEYSVDNELNIDYTIKFYLENGADPKKLVLGIPTYGRSYTLFNPDAVEIGSPADGPGEQGDATREKGYLAYYEICEALKPKQKKRSISSDSEEYSDEEEEEEEEWTVMHPNPTAMGPVAFKGNQWVGYDDIDIVKKKAEYVAENGLGGIMFWSIDNDDFRGNCHGKPYPLIEAAKESYIQKLGSTDNTIVSERPKSRKSGSKSGRRNKRPRTTSTTTTTTTTTEEPSTRSNKRKSGSATSTTPAWNVITPEPPTTPDPGSDFKCTDEGFFPHPRDCKKYFWCLDSGPSDLGIVAHQFTCPSGLYFNKAADSCDFARNVLCKVSAATTKAPTKAPTTRTTVTTTTTTTTRKPLRISTRNSLLFRTSTTPAPQEEEYEDEDDEDNTADDAEDPKVIKELIDLIRKVGGVEQLEKQLGLSETSISTSSDVATSTPSSFNKKLYQKVLERARGRGKFNTNGVTGSQSQNSRSGPQNEGLQPTADQDRLLKKDRPQYVTINRSRPPTSVTTANSLESEEIEDEQESEEQLTRGRSAGVQSKVATTSKPLQYVNIRRSKPTTTVPDTDDASGSRNNALFERVEPYVSVSEAVNSLDIASARRENIPEYVTIRRSRPTTESTTAQYQNSETEVESQESALEREITSSSLQPQYTSVLRIRSTTLPPLEEPSSPEPTTVLAVQISSLLNSPTAAEVPSSEPLSSISITTQEIEVPTTTATSPTTTTLPTTPSAITTTETPSTTTSRRGLRRRGSTTASTTTPSSPTSTTQVPRTNFLRRTRPTTVPITTDSNTASPDNVETTTSKYTRRGNSRFKSRNDAAENVPQIEKTRETNDTDVRTRRPFSNSDRPTPRNFAARRRFGGANCESGFICNATSYTTFKCCMPF